In one window of Epinephelus fuscoguttatus linkage group LG20, E.fuscoguttatus.final_Chr_v1 DNA:
- the gprc5c gene encoding G-protein coupled receptor family C group 5 member C isoform X2, whose amino-acid sequence MAANDTPQGCGPNVDSLYYNLCDLYAVWGIVLEAFAAAGVIFSFVLFLSLLASIPFTQDKNRKSSVALNAWFLVCTTGLFCLTFAFIVGKDFSTCASRRFLFGVLFGGCFACLLMQCVRLNILARRNSGPRAWMLCLGALGLWLVEVVINTEWLIITVVRHPQGPLNATAETSRATATPCNIANEDFVMALIYVMTLILAVVVASLAIMAGKHSQWKKDGAFILITSLFSVCIWVAWIVMYVYGNERSGGPTWDDPTLAIALVANAWVFLILYTIPDICSLTGDDESQQSFGEIVYPNRDVGYETILKEQSSQNMFMENKAFSMDEPNQASKPVSPYSGYTGQLRGSVYQPTELALISKAVGNPPDVSYDIIIPRASANSAGNSGSSTPSTHTETASTAYAQTNGNSGNGLHRTSHW is encoded by the exons ATGGCTGCCAACGACACCCCTCAGGGCTGCGGCCCTAACGTGGACTCCCTCTACTACAACCTGTGTGACCTTTATGCCGTGTGGGGCATCGTGCTGGAGGCCTTCGCGGCAGCTGGCGTCATCTTCTCCTTTGTGCTTTTCCTCTCACTGCTGGCGAGTATTCCCTTCACACAAGACAAGAATCGCAAGAGCTCTGTGGCTCTCAACGCATGGTTCCTGGTTTGCACCACCGGTCTCTTCTGCCTCACCTTCGCCTTCATCGTGGGGAAGGACTTCTCCACCTGCGCCTCACGGAGGTTCCTCTTCGGGGTGCTGTTTGGCGGCTGCTTCGCCTGCCTCCTGATGCAGTGTGTGAGGTTGAATATCCTTGCCAGGCGGAACAGCGGTCCCCGGGCTTGGATGTTGTGTCTGGGGGCGTTGGGGCTGTGGCTGGTGGAGGTGGTCATCAACACTGAGTGGCTGATCATCACAGTGGTGCGTCACCCACAGGGGCCGCTCAACGCTACAGCCGAAACCAGCAGAGCCACGGCTACGCCTTGCAACATTGCCAACGAGGACTTTGTCATGGCGCTGATCTACGTGATGACCCTGATCCTGGCTGTGGTGGTGGCGAGTCTGGCCATCATGGCGGGCAAACACAGTCAGTGGAAGAAGGATGGCGCCTTCATCCTTATCACCAGCCTGTTCTCTGTGTGTATCTGGGTGGCGTGGATCGTCATGTACGTCTACGGGAATGAGAGGAGTGGGGGGCCCACATGGGACGACCCCACCTTGGCCATCGCCCTGGTGGCGAATGCGTGGGTGTTCCTCATCCTCTACACCATCCCTGACATCTGCAGTTTGACCGGCGATGATGAAAGCCAGCAAAGCTTTGGGGAGATCGTGTACCCAAACCGAGACGTCGGCTACGAGACGATCCTGAAGGAGCAGAGCTCTCAGAACATGTTCATGGAGAATAAGGCTTTCTCCATGGACGAACCAAACCAAG CGTCCAAGCCTGTGTCACCATACAGCGGCTACACGGGTCAGCTGCGTGGGTCAGTCTACCAGCCCACTGAGCTGGCTCTCATCAGCAAAGCAGTGGGAAAT CCGCCGGACGTGtcctatgacatcatcattcCCCGAGCCTCCGCCAACTCTGCAGGCAACAGCGGGAGCAGCACCCCCTCGACACACACCGAGACCGCCAGCACTGCGTACGCACAGACAAACGGAAATAGC gGGAATGGTCTGCATAGGACGTCCCATTGGTGA
- the gprc5c gene encoding G-protein coupled receptor family C group 5 member C isoform X1, whose translation MAANDTPQGCGPNVDSLYYNLCDLYAVWGIVLEAFAAAGVIFSFVLFLSLLASIPFTQDKNRKSSVALNAWFLVCTTGLFCLTFAFIVGKDFSTCASRRFLFGVLFGGCFACLLMQCVRLNILARRNSGPRAWMLCLGALGLWLVEVVINTEWLIITVVRHPQGPLNATAETSRATATPCNIANEDFVMALIYVMTLILAVVVASLAIMAGKHSQWKKDGAFILITSLFSVCIWVAWIVMYVYGNERSGGPTWDDPTLAIALVANAWVFLILYTIPDICSLTGDDESQQSFGEIVYPNRDVGYETILKEQSSQNMFMENKAFSMDEPNQASKPVSPYSGYTGQLRGSVYQPTELALISKAVGNQPPDVSYDIIIPRASANSAGNSGSSTPSTHTETASTAYAQTNGNSGNGLHRTSHW comes from the exons ATGGCTGCCAACGACACCCCTCAGGGCTGCGGCCCTAACGTGGACTCCCTCTACTACAACCTGTGTGACCTTTATGCCGTGTGGGGCATCGTGCTGGAGGCCTTCGCGGCAGCTGGCGTCATCTTCTCCTTTGTGCTTTTCCTCTCACTGCTGGCGAGTATTCCCTTCACACAAGACAAGAATCGCAAGAGCTCTGTGGCTCTCAACGCATGGTTCCTGGTTTGCACCACCGGTCTCTTCTGCCTCACCTTCGCCTTCATCGTGGGGAAGGACTTCTCCACCTGCGCCTCACGGAGGTTCCTCTTCGGGGTGCTGTTTGGCGGCTGCTTCGCCTGCCTCCTGATGCAGTGTGTGAGGTTGAATATCCTTGCCAGGCGGAACAGCGGTCCCCGGGCTTGGATGTTGTGTCTGGGGGCGTTGGGGCTGTGGCTGGTGGAGGTGGTCATCAACACTGAGTGGCTGATCATCACAGTGGTGCGTCACCCACAGGGGCCGCTCAACGCTACAGCCGAAACCAGCAGAGCCACGGCTACGCCTTGCAACATTGCCAACGAGGACTTTGTCATGGCGCTGATCTACGTGATGACCCTGATCCTGGCTGTGGTGGTGGCGAGTCTGGCCATCATGGCGGGCAAACACAGTCAGTGGAAGAAGGATGGCGCCTTCATCCTTATCACCAGCCTGTTCTCTGTGTGTATCTGGGTGGCGTGGATCGTCATGTACGTCTACGGGAATGAGAGGAGTGGGGGGCCCACATGGGACGACCCCACCTTGGCCATCGCCCTGGTGGCGAATGCGTGGGTGTTCCTCATCCTCTACACCATCCCTGACATCTGCAGTTTGACCGGCGATGATGAAAGCCAGCAAAGCTTTGGGGAGATCGTGTACCCAAACCGAGACGTCGGCTACGAGACGATCCTGAAGGAGCAGAGCTCTCAGAACATGTTCATGGAGAATAAGGCTTTCTCCATGGACGAACCAAACCAAG CGTCCAAGCCTGTGTCACCATACAGCGGCTACACGGGTCAGCTGCGTGGGTCAGTCTACCAGCCCACTGAGCTGGCTCTCATCAGCAAAGCAGTGGGAAAT CAGCCGCCGGACGTGtcctatgacatcatcattcCCCGAGCCTCCGCCAACTCTGCAGGCAACAGCGGGAGCAGCACCCCCTCGACACACACCGAGACCGCCAGCACTGCGTACGCACAGACAAACGGAAATAGC gGGAATGGTCTGCATAGGACGTCCCATTGGTGA
- the gprc5c gene encoding G-protein coupled receptor family C group 5 member C isoform X3, which produces MAANDTPQGCGPNVDSLYYNLCDLYAVWGIVLEAFAAAGVIFSFVLFLSLLASIPFTQDKNRKSSVALNAWFLVCTTGLFCLTFAFIVGKDFSTCASRRFLFGVLFGGCFACLLMQCVRLNILARRNSGPRAWMLCLGALGLWLVEVVINTEWLIITVVRHPQGPLNATAETSRATATPCNIANEDFVMALIYVMTLILAVVVASLAIMAGKHSQWKKDGAFILITSLFSVCIWVAWIVMYVYGNERSGGPTWDDPTLAIALVANAWVFLILYTIPDICSLTGDDESQQSFGEIVYPNRDVGYETILKEQSSQNMFMENKAFSMDEPNQASKPVSPYSGYTGQLRGSVYQPTELALISKAVGNQPPDVSYDIIIPRASANSAGNSGSSTPSTHTETASTAYAQTNGNSVGEWSA; this is translated from the exons ATGGCTGCCAACGACACCCCTCAGGGCTGCGGCCCTAACGTGGACTCCCTCTACTACAACCTGTGTGACCTTTATGCCGTGTGGGGCATCGTGCTGGAGGCCTTCGCGGCAGCTGGCGTCATCTTCTCCTTTGTGCTTTTCCTCTCACTGCTGGCGAGTATTCCCTTCACACAAGACAAGAATCGCAAGAGCTCTGTGGCTCTCAACGCATGGTTCCTGGTTTGCACCACCGGTCTCTTCTGCCTCACCTTCGCCTTCATCGTGGGGAAGGACTTCTCCACCTGCGCCTCACGGAGGTTCCTCTTCGGGGTGCTGTTTGGCGGCTGCTTCGCCTGCCTCCTGATGCAGTGTGTGAGGTTGAATATCCTTGCCAGGCGGAACAGCGGTCCCCGGGCTTGGATGTTGTGTCTGGGGGCGTTGGGGCTGTGGCTGGTGGAGGTGGTCATCAACACTGAGTGGCTGATCATCACAGTGGTGCGTCACCCACAGGGGCCGCTCAACGCTACAGCCGAAACCAGCAGAGCCACGGCTACGCCTTGCAACATTGCCAACGAGGACTTTGTCATGGCGCTGATCTACGTGATGACCCTGATCCTGGCTGTGGTGGTGGCGAGTCTGGCCATCATGGCGGGCAAACACAGTCAGTGGAAGAAGGATGGCGCCTTCATCCTTATCACCAGCCTGTTCTCTGTGTGTATCTGGGTGGCGTGGATCGTCATGTACGTCTACGGGAATGAGAGGAGTGGGGGGCCCACATGGGACGACCCCACCTTGGCCATCGCCCTGGTGGCGAATGCGTGGGTGTTCCTCATCCTCTACACCATCCCTGACATCTGCAGTTTGACCGGCGATGATGAAAGCCAGCAAAGCTTTGGGGAGATCGTGTACCCAAACCGAGACGTCGGCTACGAGACGATCCTGAAGGAGCAGAGCTCTCAGAACATGTTCATGGAGAATAAGGCTTTCTCCATGGACGAACCAAACCAAG CGTCCAAGCCTGTGTCACCATACAGCGGCTACACGGGTCAGCTGCGTGGGTCAGTCTACCAGCCCACTGAGCTGGCTCTCATCAGCAAAGCAGTGGGAAAT CAGCCGCCGGACGTGtcctatgacatcatcattcCCCGAGCCTCCGCCAACTCTGCAGGCAACAGCGGGAGCAGCACCCCCTCGACACACACCGAGACCGCCAGCACTGCGTACGCACAGACAAACGGAAATAGCGTAG gGGAATGGTCTGCATAG
- the gprc5c gene encoding G-protein coupled receptor family C group 5 member C isoform X4 — translation MAANDTPQGCGPNVDSLYYNLCDLYAVWGIVLEAFAAAGVIFSFVLFLSLLASIPFTQDKNRKSSVALNAWFLVCTTGLFCLTFAFIVGKDFSTCASRRFLFGVLFGGCFACLLMQCVRLNILARRNSGPRAWMLCLGALGLWLVEVVINTEWLIITVVRHPQGPLNATAETSRATATPCNIANEDFVMALIYVMTLILAVVVASLAIMAGKHSQWKKDGAFILITSLFSVCIWVAWIVMYVYGNERSGGPTWDDPTLAIALVANAWVFLILYTIPDICSLTGDDESQQSFGEIVYPNRDVGYETILKEQSSQNMFMENKAFSMDEPNQASKPVSPYSGYTGQLRGSVYQPTELALISKAVGNGNGLHRTSHW, via the exons ATGGCTGCCAACGACACCCCTCAGGGCTGCGGCCCTAACGTGGACTCCCTCTACTACAACCTGTGTGACCTTTATGCCGTGTGGGGCATCGTGCTGGAGGCCTTCGCGGCAGCTGGCGTCATCTTCTCCTTTGTGCTTTTCCTCTCACTGCTGGCGAGTATTCCCTTCACACAAGACAAGAATCGCAAGAGCTCTGTGGCTCTCAACGCATGGTTCCTGGTTTGCACCACCGGTCTCTTCTGCCTCACCTTCGCCTTCATCGTGGGGAAGGACTTCTCCACCTGCGCCTCACGGAGGTTCCTCTTCGGGGTGCTGTTTGGCGGCTGCTTCGCCTGCCTCCTGATGCAGTGTGTGAGGTTGAATATCCTTGCCAGGCGGAACAGCGGTCCCCGGGCTTGGATGTTGTGTCTGGGGGCGTTGGGGCTGTGGCTGGTGGAGGTGGTCATCAACACTGAGTGGCTGATCATCACAGTGGTGCGTCACCCACAGGGGCCGCTCAACGCTACAGCCGAAACCAGCAGAGCCACGGCTACGCCTTGCAACATTGCCAACGAGGACTTTGTCATGGCGCTGATCTACGTGATGACCCTGATCCTGGCTGTGGTGGTGGCGAGTCTGGCCATCATGGCGGGCAAACACAGTCAGTGGAAGAAGGATGGCGCCTTCATCCTTATCACCAGCCTGTTCTCTGTGTGTATCTGGGTGGCGTGGATCGTCATGTACGTCTACGGGAATGAGAGGAGTGGGGGGCCCACATGGGACGACCCCACCTTGGCCATCGCCCTGGTGGCGAATGCGTGGGTGTTCCTCATCCTCTACACCATCCCTGACATCTGCAGTTTGACCGGCGATGATGAAAGCCAGCAAAGCTTTGGGGAGATCGTGTACCCAAACCGAGACGTCGGCTACGAGACGATCCTGAAGGAGCAGAGCTCTCAGAACATGTTCATGGAGAATAAGGCTTTCTCCATGGACGAACCAAACCAAG CGTCCAAGCCTGTGTCACCATACAGCGGCTACACGGGTCAGCTGCGTGGGTCAGTCTACCAGCCCACTGAGCTGGCTCTCATCAGCAAAGCAGTGGGAAAT gGGAATGGTCTGCATAGGACGTCCCATTGGTGA